Genomic window (Streptomyces sp. NBC_00078):
CACCGACACGCTCACCCACTGGGTGACCAGCGTGAATGGCGTGCACCGCGAGTTCGACGCGGAGATCACCGAGCAGATCCCGGACGAGCGGGTCGCCTGGACGACGGTCGCGGGCCAGGCCCGGCAGGCCGGAGCGGTGACGTTCCACCGTCTCGACGACAGCCACACCAAGGTCATGCTGCAGATGGACTTCCATCCGGACAGCATCACCGAGCAGGTCGGCGACAAGCTCGGGTTCGTGAAGCGGCAGACCAAGGGCGACCTGGAGCGCTTCAAGAAGTTCATCGAGGAGCGCGGCCAGGAGTCCGGGGAGTGGCGCGGCGTGATCGTCTGACCGACGCCGCACCCGACCGGCACCCTCGCGGAGTGCGGCGGAGGCCCTAACCGGCCTCCGCCGTACGGCACTCCGGGTGCCCCCAGCCCTGCGCGTTCTTGGCGATGGTCTCGCCGGCCGCGTAGGAACGGCCGCACAGACAGCGGCCGGGGAACTTCGCCTTGAGGGTGCGGGACGAGTCGCCGCGCTGCCGGGACGCGGCGGGCTTGCGGCGCGGGGCGCTCGACTTCGGGGTGTCCGGGGAGGGCGGCGGCTCGGCCGAACCCAGTGCGCTGCCTGCGGGCTCCTGCACCTTCGCGGCCTGACTGGCGGCGCGGTCGGCGAAGTCGTTGAGCGGGTCGCCGTCGACCTGGTGGGCGGGTACGTAACGGAATTCGACCGAGCGGCCGTCGAGCAGTTCGTCGATGCGCACGACCAGTTCCTGGTTGGCGACCGGCTTGCCGGCGGACGTCTTCCAGCCGTTGCGCTTCCAGCCGGGCAGCCAGGTGGTGACCGCCTTCATGGCGTACTGGGAGTCCATGCGGACTTCGAGCGGGACGCCCGGGTCGGTCGCCGTCAACAGGCGTTCCAGCGCGGTGAGTTCGGCGACGTTGTTGGTGGCCCTGCCGAGCGGCCCCGCCTCCCAGCGGGCCGCGGTCCCGGAGTCGTCGGAGACCACCCACGCCCAGCCCGCCGGTCCCGGATTTCCCTTCGAGGCCCCGTCGCACGCGGCCACCACACGTTCACCCATGGGCTCGATCATGCCACGGGCGGACGGGGCCTCCGGCACCCTCCTGGAGCGGTCCGCGGACGTCTCCAGGTCCTCGCTCAGACGTCGTCGGTCCTCTGTCAGACGTCCTTTGTCAGACGTCCTTGGTCTTCGGCAGCTCGCCCTCGGACCGCGTGAGGTCGATCACCGAGAAGCTCGCGCCCTGCGGGTCGCTGAGTGCCGCGAACCTGCCGTACGGGCTGTCCATCGGCCCGAACCGCAGGACACCGCCGAGCTTGGTCGCCTTGGCCACCGCGTCGTCGCAGTCCGGGACGACGAAGTAGAGATTGAGGTAGGAGGGCACCTCGGGCGGGAACTCGTCGCCCATCTTCATACGGCCCAGGACCGTGGTGTCACCGAGGTTGAACTGGCGGAAGTCGACCGCGTCGTCGACGATCTGCTGCGCCGAGTACCGGAAGACGGCGCTGAAGAACGCGTCCGCTTTCTCCGGTTCGCGGGTGAAGACCTCGGCCCAGCCGTAGGCGCCCGGCACGGCGGTCGCCTCGAAGCCCTCGTGGGTGCCGCCCTGCCACACGCCGAAGACGGCACCGCTGGGCTCGCTGGCGATGCACATGGTGCCGAACTCGCCGACCTGCATCGGCTCCATCAGCACCTGGCCGCCGTTCTCCCGGATGCGGGCGGCGGTGGCGGCGGCGTCCGGCGACGCGAAGTAGAGGCACCACTGCGAGTGGCCCTCCTGGCCGGGCATCGGCGGCACCACGGCGGCGACCGCCTTGCCGTCCACGTAGGCCTGGGTGTAGTTGCCGTACTCCGACGACGCCTCGCCGAAGGTCCAGCCGAGGACGTCACCGTAGAAGCTCTTCGCTCCCTCGACGTCGCCGAACATCGCGTCGGCCCAGCAGGGGGTTCCCTCAGGTTGTACGGCCATGGCAGCGGCCCTCTCCCGAATCGGTGGATGGTCCGTTTCCTCACGCTAGTCATGCGCCCGCCGAAGCGCGCGCCGAACGCCTCGCTCCGTTTCAGACTGGACGGGAAAGGGCTTGGACGCTGCGGACGGGGTGCGCGATGGCGGACGGGACGATGCTCGCGTGGTCGGTGGTGACGCCGGGGCCGGTCGAGGAGAAGGGCCTGCGACGCGTCGTGAAACCGGTGCCGGTGCCCGCCGAGGACGAACTCCTCGTGCACGTACGCGCATGCGGGGTGTGCCGGACCGATCTGCACGTCGCCGAGGGTGATCTGCCGGTGCACCGGGCGGGGGTCACGCCCGGGCACGAGGTCGTGGGCCTGGTGGCCGGGTTCGGGGCGGGGGTCGGCGGCTTCGCCGTGGGTGACCGGGTGGGCGTGGCATGGCTGCGCAGGACGGACGGCACATGTGACTACTGCGCGCGCGGGGCCGAGAACCTGTGCCCGTTCTCGCGGTACACCGGCTGGGACACGGACGGCGGCTACGCGGAGTACACCACCGTGCCCGCAGGGTTCGCATACCGACTGCCGGAGGCCGGCCCCGTCGACGAAGTGGCTCTCGCGCCGCTGCTGTGCGCCGGGATCATCGGCTACCGCGCGCTGCGGCGGGCGGCGCTGCCGCCGGGCGGACGGCTCGGTCTGTACGGGTTCGGCGGCAGTGCCCACCTGTGCGCGCAGCTGGCGCTGGCCGAGGGCGCCACGGTGCACGTCCTGACGCGCGGGGCGGCCGCACGGCGGCTGGCGCTCGATCTGGGCGCCGCCTCCGCGCAGGACGCGTACGCCATGTCGCCGGAGCCGCTGGACAGCGCGATCCTGTTCGCGCCTGCCGGGGACCTGGTACCGGTCGCACTGCGGGCCCTCGACCGCGGCGGCACCCTCTCGGTCGCCGGCATCCACCTCAGTGACACGCCGGCACTGCACTACGAGACCGAGCTGTTCTACGAGAAGCAGCTGCGCAGCGTCACCTCCAACACCCGTCAGGACGGGCGTGAGTTCCTCGCCCTCGCCGCCCGGCACGACATCCACGCGACGACCCACGCCTACCCCCTGACACAGGCCGACAGGGCACTGCGCGATCTCAAGGCGGGTCGCTTCGACGGGGCGGCGGTGCTGGTGAACGACGTGTCGTGAGGTGCGGGCGGGGCAGGTGCTGTTCGAGGCCGGGCAGCCGGTCACGGAGGCCTACCTCGTCGTGCACGGCAGGTTCACCCGCTACGCGGCGGGCGAGTACGGCGAGGAGGAGGTCATCGGGGTCGTCGCCGGCGGCGACCAGATGGGCGACGAGGCCATCGGGCAGTCCGACCCGCTGTGGCTGAGCTCGGTGCGGGCGGAGACGGCCGGTGTGCTGCTGGCGCTGCCCTGGGACGTCGTCAGGGAGTTCACCGACCGGGTGCCGTCCCTCAGGCCGCGTTCGCAAATGAGCAGGCGCGCCGGCGGGACATCGACGGCCGGGTGCGCTACCACCACCGCAACATGCTCGACACCGGCTTCACGACGGGCGCCTACGCCGCGTCGTGGAACAACGAGTCGACCATGTACGTCGAGCTGGACCAGCTGTTCGCCGAGCACTCCCGGCTGCTGCGCCGCGGCGGACGCTATGTGGTGGGTCACCGGCTGCTACAACGACACCTACGGACAGGCGTCCCGCGAGGTGTCCCTCATCAACGCCCACTACATCTGCGACATCCACCCGCGTTCGGAGTACTTCCGGGCGATGGCCCGTCACCGTCTCGTACCCGTCCATGTGGAGGACCTCACCCCGGCCACCATCCCCTACTGGGAGTTGCGCCGACGGGCCGAGCACCTGGTCACCGGCATCGAGGACACGTTTCTGACCGCGTGCAAGAACGGCAGCTTCCAGTACCTGCTGATCGCCGCGGACCGGGTCTGAGGCACCCGGCCACGTCGTAGGTACTCCCCCGCGCCGGGGCGCACGTTCCGGCGCGGGCTCCTGCGGTTTCTTCGTCAGTCCCGCATCGCACGACCCCGTGCCGGAACTCCCTCCTGGAGCGGCGGGGCAGCGAGTGGACTCACCTCTGTGTCTTCCGCCTTGGGCCGTCCTGTGCTTGCCTGGGGAGCCGTTTTCGCTTGCCGGGGCTGGAGTTGCCGTATGCGGAAGCCGTGGTTCGTGGGGGTGCTGCTGACCGGAGTGCTGCTGCTCGGAGCGTGCGGCGACCCGTCGTCCGGGCCGGAGGCGGCGCCCCCGTCCCCCACCGTGCCAGGAGCGTCCGCCACGACGACCCACCAGCGGGCACCGGTCTCCCCCGGCACGGCCGCGGTGGCACCTCGGGTGCTGTACCTCGGCGACTCGCTCGCGATGGAGGCGCAGAACGTCCTCGGGCAGCAACTCCGCGGCGACCTCGAAGCGTCGTACACGAGCGCCCCTTACTCGGGCACCACGCTGTGCGACTACCTGGAGGGGACGGGGAAGCGTTCGCTCGTTCCGGACGCGGACAAGGCGGCCGCGCTGGTCCGC
Coding sequences:
- a CDS encoding SRPBCC family protein, with translation MSQVEESIEVGVPVHTAYNQWTQFETFPEFMNGVDRIEQHTDTLTHWVTSVNGVHREFDAEITEQIPDERVAWTTVAGQARQAGAVTFHRLDDSHTKVMLQMDFHPDSITEQVGDKLGFVKRQTKGDLERFKKFIEERGQESGEWRGVIV
- a CDS encoding ribonuclease H, producing MIEPMGERVVAACDGASKGNPGPAGWAWVVSDDSGTAARWEAGPLGRATNNVAELTALERLLTATDPGVPLEVRMDSQYAMKAVTTWLPGWKRNGWKTSAGKPVANQELVVRIDELLDGRSVEFRYVPAHQVDGDPLNDFADRAASQAAKVQEPAGSALGSAEPPPSPDTPKSSAPRRKPAASRQRGDSSRTLKAKFPGRCLCGRSYAAGETIAKNAQGWGHPECRTAEAG
- a CDS encoding VOC family protein translates to MAVQPEGTPCWADAMFGDVEGAKSFYGDVLGWTFGEASSEYGNYTQAYVDGKAVAAVVPPMPGQEGHSQWCLYFASPDAAATAARIRENGGQVLMEPMQVGEFGTMCIASEPSGAVFGVWQGGTHEGFEATAVPGAYGWAEVFTREPEKADAFFSAVFRYSAQQIVDDAVDFRQFNLGDTTVLGRMKMGDEFPPEVPSYLNLYFVVPDCDDAVAKATKLGGVLRFGPMDSPYGRFAALSDPQGASFSVIDLTRSEGELPKTKDV
- a CDS encoding zinc-binding alcohol dehydrogenase family protein, producing the protein MLAWSVVTPGPVEEKGLRRVVKPVPVPAEDELLVHVRACGVCRTDLHVAEGDLPVHRAGVTPGHEVVGLVAGFGAGVGGFAVGDRVGVAWLRRTDGTCDYCARGAENLCPFSRYTGWDTDGGYAEYTTVPAGFAYRLPEAGPVDEVALAPLLCAGIIGYRALRRAALPPGGRLGLYGFGGSAHLCAQLALAEGATVHVLTRGAAARRLALDLGAASAQDAYAMSPEPLDSAILFAPAGDLVPVALRALDRGGTLSVAGIHLSDTPALHYETELFYEKQLRSVTSNTRQDGREFLALAARHDIHATTHAYPLTQADRALRDLKAGRFDGAAVLVNDVS